One Bdellovibrio bacteriovorus str. Tiberius DNA segment encodes these proteins:
- a CDS encoding ABC transporter permease, which yields MKRFLPAFISFVILTLSLEILTRGGWVSETLLPSPSTVITTLHELRADFGVAFKETLINVLAGLGLSVLMGGLISFVFSLSETLKRAILPFAVFFQTVPIIAIAPLLVIYFGFGAPTVIASSFIVSLFPIIANTLMGLESVSESQKDLFRIYRATRLQTLWKLKLPHAYSYIYSGLKISTGLSIIGAIAGEFVAGGGLGALIDSARTQQRVDIVFGALLLLSLMGLLLMGAWALLHKLILSRRPLASYTQGEL from the coding sequence GTGAAACGTTTTCTGCCGGCCTTTATCAGCTTTGTGATATTGACCTTAAGTCTTGAAATTCTGACTCGTGGCGGGTGGGTGAGTGAGACCCTGCTGCCCTCCCCTTCCACTGTCATCACAACTTTGCACGAGCTTCGCGCTGACTTTGGCGTCGCCTTCAAAGAAACCCTGATCAATGTTCTTGCGGGATTGGGTTTAAGTGTTCTGATGGGTGGACTGATTTCATTTGTGTTTTCTTTGTCTGAAACTTTGAAGCGGGCCATTTTGCCGTTTGCCGTGTTTTTCCAAACTGTGCCGATCATTGCCATTGCGCCTTTGCTGGTGATCTATTTCGGCTTTGGCGCACCCACGGTCATTGCCTCAAGCTTTATCGTGTCACTGTTCCCGATTATCGCCAACACCCTGATGGGTCTTGAAAGTGTCAGCGAATCACAAAAAGACCTGTTTCGAATTTATCGCGCCACTCGTTTGCAGACCCTGTGGAAATTAAAACTTCCCCATGCTTACAGTTATATTTATTCCGGTCTTAAAATCTCAACGGGTCTGTCGATTATCGGCGCCATTGCCGGGGAGTTTGTGGCCGGTGGTGGCCTGGGGGCCCTGATTGATTCTGCGCGCACCCAGCAACGGGTCGATATTGTCTTTGGTGCGCTTTTATTGTTATCACTGATGGGACTTCTATTAATGGGCGCCTGGGCTTTGCTTCATAAGTTAATACTGAGCCGCCGCCCGCTAGCCTCTTACACGCAAGGAGAATTATGA
- the rpmF gene encoding 50S ribosomal protein L32 → MPTPKKKTSRSKRDMRRSHDGLTAPAIAVEKKTGELVRPHRAHKSADGALYYKGKQISAAK, encoded by the coding sequence ATGCCAACTCCTAAGAAGAAAACATCCCGCTCCAAGCGTGACATGCGCCGCTCTCACGACGGTCTTACTGCTCCAGCTATCGCTGTAGAAAAAAAGACTGGTGAACTTGTTCGCCCTCACCGCGCACACAAAAGTGCTGACGGTGCTTTGTACTACAAAGGCAAACAAATCAGCGCAGCGAAATAA
- a CDS encoding ABC transporter substrate-binding protein, which produces MKTMITLLISVLMTSAAFAANAPATLALNWKAEPEFGGFYAASLQGFYKTQGLDVQILEGGSGTPTVQMLANNKVDFAIVSADELIISQDKNKVNKVKALFAVYQKSPYIVMTHAERNFKSLKDVFTNEGFLSMQSGLPYYQFLVQKFGKPKVRVVPYLGGVSNFVNDMTFSQQGFITIEPLSAEKAGAKVKNFLIADEGFNPYLVVLATTEETLKNKPELVQKVLTATREGWAHYLKDPKATNEHMATLNKAIDLTTFNKAADIQKPLIETTGVVVGSMTDERWDTLVQQMKKLKLIKSTPKASDLYVK; this is translated from the coding sequence ATGAAAACCATGATCACCCTTTTGATTTCTGTTCTGATGACATCAGCAGCCTTTGCCGCCAATGCACCCGCAACACTGGCGCTGAACTGGAAGGCTGAGCCCGAGTTTGGTGGCTTCTATGCCGCCTCTTTACAGGGCTTCTATAAGACGCAAGGCCTGGACGTACAGATCCTTGAAGGTGGATCCGGAACTCCCACCGTGCAGATGCTGGCTAACAACAAAGTTGATTTTGCCATCGTCAGCGCAGATGAACTGATCATTTCCCAGGACAAAAACAAAGTGAACAAGGTCAAAGCCTTGTTCGCGGTTTACCAAAAGTCCCCGTACATCGTAATGACCCATGCAGAAAGAAACTTTAAAAGCCTGAAAGATGTTTTCACCAACGAAGGCTTCCTGTCCATGCAATCAGGCCTGCCATACTATCAGTTCCTGGTGCAGAAATTCGGAAAGCCCAAAGTCCGTGTGGTGCCTTACTTGGGTGGCGTCAGCAACTTTGTGAACGACATGACTTTTTCCCAGCAGGGTTTTATCACCATTGAGCCTTTAAGCGCGGAAAAAGCCGGCGCCAAGGTGAAGAACTTCCTGATTGCTGATGAAGGTTTCAATCCCTATTTGGTGGTTCTGGCCACCACGGAAGAAACCCTGAAAAACAAACCCGAGCTGGTGCAAAAAGTTCTGACGGCGACCCGAGAAGGCTGGGCGCATTACCTGAAGGATCCAAAAGCCACGAATGAACATATGGCCACATTGAACAAGGCCATTGATCTGACAACCTTTAACAAAGCCGCCGATATCCAAAAGCCTTTGATTGAAACCACGGGCGTTGTGGTGGGGTCCATGACGGACGAACGCTGGGACACCCTGGTTCAGCAGATGAAAAAACTAAAGCTAATCAAATCGACTCCGAAAGCCTCGGACCTATACGTAAAATAG
- a CDS encoding beta-ketoacyl-ACP synthase III: MAGMYRSRVSGIGSYLPEKILSNTDLEKMVETNDQWIVERTGIERRHIASEDQATSDLCVIAAKRALEDANLKVEDIDMILVGTVTGDHQMPSTACFVQAKLGAKNIMAVDLNAACSGFLYGVSIADQFIRTGMYKNILVIGAEVLSRYMNYKDRETCILFGDGAGAWVVSRAAEGQTNVIESSHLRADGNLADLLILPAGGSRIPQSHEAIDKGLHFMTMKGRDIFKNAVRTMASCCQEALEHNKVAPEQVDWIVPHQANKRIIEAVADQFKFPMERVIVYLQETGNTSAASIPLAFDWAVKNGKIKRGQTILLTAFGAGLTSGSILLRY; encoded by the coding sequence ATGGCAGGAATGTATCGATCTCGAGTTTCAGGGATAGGCTCCTATCTACCTGAAAAGATCCTTTCAAACACGGATCTTGAAAAGATGGTAGAAACCAACGATCAGTGGATCGTTGAAAGAACCGGGATCGAACGCCGCCATATCGCCTCCGAAGATCAGGCCACTTCTGATCTTTGTGTCATCGCCGCCAAGCGCGCTCTGGAAGATGCTAATCTAAAAGTCGAAGATATCGATATGATTCTGGTGGGCACCGTAACTGGTGACCATCAAATGCCGTCCACTGCGTGCTTTGTACAAGCGAAACTTGGAGCAAAAAACATCATGGCTGTGGACTTGAACGCAGCTTGCTCCGGCTTCCTCTACGGCGTCAGCATTGCCGACCAATTCATCCGCACAGGCATGTACAAAAACATCCTGGTTATCGGTGCGGAAGTCCTTTCCCGCTACATGAACTACAAAGACCGCGAAACCTGCATTCTTTTCGGAGACGGTGCTGGGGCGTGGGTCGTGTCCCGTGCAGCGGAAGGCCAGACGAACGTTATTGAAAGCTCTCACCTGCGTGCCGACGGCAACCTGGCGGATCTTCTGATCCTTCCAGCGGGCGGCAGCAGAATCCCGCAATCCCACGAAGCCATCGACAAAGGCCTGCACTTCATGACCATGAAGGGCCGCGATATCTTTAAGAACGCGGTTCGCACGATGGCGTCCTGCTGCCAAGAGGCTCTGGAACACAACAAGGTTGCACCTGAACAGGTCGACTGGATTGTTCCTCACCAGGCCAACAAGCGCATCATCGAGGCGGTTGCAGATCAATTTAAATTCCCAATGGAACGTGTGATCGTGTATCTCCAGGAAACTGGTAACACATCCGCAGCTTCCATCCCTCTTGCATTCGATTGGGCTGTTAAAAACGGCAAGATCAAACGGGGTCAGACTATTTTGCTTACCGCATTCGGTGCAGGTCTTACTTCCGGCAGTATTCTATTGAGGTACTAA
- a CDS encoding alpha/beta fold hydrolase produces the protein MATLRLHGHEYYFEDHGPKDAPCIVLSPLVYTDTTVYEPIARILADDYRVITYDHRGLGRSEHTVSPSLESGAKDVAALIEQLGVGPCHFVGNCLGAYIGLQLAIHRSDLLKSCTLMGAVAEGESDETIKAMEGFVANIKKEGMKAGVGDFAKMWFGDTFRATKDPIQVSRREKWLSHIKHMKPEEMDSALQIFRRTDMSEDLNKVHCSVLVLAGDEDSPSNLEAYRRLAKALPAGEYKTIHHAGFALVIEQPEEVAENIRTFVGKVERHLKHQFKQAPLGFDARAM, from the coding sequence ATGGCTACTTTAAGACTGCATGGACATGAGTATTACTTTGAAGATCATGGCCCCAAAGACGCCCCCTGCATCGTGCTGAGTCCTCTTGTTTATACAGACACCACTGTTTATGAGCCCATCGCCCGCATCCTGGCGGACGACTATCGTGTGATCACTTATGATCACCGCGGCTTGGGTCGCAGCGAACACACTGTCAGCCCCAGCCTGGAAAGCGGCGCCAAGGACGTGGCGGCTCTTATTGAACAGCTGGGTGTTGGACCCTGCCACTTTGTAGGAAACTGTCTGGGAGCCTATATCGGACTGCAACTGGCCATCCATCGATCTGATCTGCTGAAAAGCTGCACGTTGATGGGGGCCGTCGCTGAGGGTGAAAGCGATGAAACCATAAAAGCTATGGAAGGCTTTGTCGCCAATATCAAGAAAGAAGGAATGAAAGCAGGGGTTGGTGACTTCGCTAAAATGTGGTTCGGAGACACCTTCCGCGCCACCAAAGATCCAATTCAAGTCAGCCGCCGTGAAAAATGGCTGAGTCATATCAAACACATGAAGCCAGAGGAAATGGATTCGGCTTTGCAAATCTTCCGCCGAACCGACATGAGCGAAGACCTGAATAAAGTGCATTGTTCTGTTCTGGTTCTGGCTGGTGATGAGGATTCACCTTCAAATCTGGAAGCTTACCGCCGTCTGGCCAAAGCTCTTCCGGCCGGTGAATACAAAACCATCCACCACGCGGGTTTTGCCCTTGTGATCGAACAACCTGAAGAGGTCGCCGAAAACATCCGCACCTTCGTGGGTAAAGTCGAACGTCATCTGAAACATCAATTCAAACAAGCTCCGCTGGGTTTTGATGCCCGCGCGATGTGA
- a CDS encoding metal-sensing transcriptional repressor → MSHKKQHASHEDVSKRLKRAKGHLETVIKMIADERACVDVARQLHAVTKALSAAKSVYIHDHIEHCLDGNHKDLDLDEIKEITKYI, encoded by the coding sequence ATGTCACACAAAAAGCAACATGCAAGTCACGAGGATGTCTCTAAACGCCTGAAGCGCGCCAAAGGCCACTTGGAAACTGTCATTAAAATGATTGCTGACGAACGCGCCTGCGTTGATGTAGCCCGCCAACTGCACGCGGTCACCAAAGCCCTGTCAGCGGCAAAAAGCGTTTATATTCACGATCACATCGAGCACTGCCTGGATGGCAACCACAAGGACCTTGATTTGGACGAGATCAAGGAAATCACCAAATATATCTAA
- a CDS encoding solute carrier 40 family transporter, translated as MSMKVQSLFRIETQLLVGRLLTRSGDQAWDFVVPFALLVIFPGKLQVAAFYYLIVKIGTFLLTPSSGKWIDTHPRIQVVKWGVWLQFFAILAGMVFFGMLDNLIRDGGRDSWLLPVLFVALALSGVMASLGSQITDISVGNDLAPSLVAPEKLTQFNSWLRRIDLATEVGAPILAGTLFAFHPAQLPLAGLFLIGLWNLISFVPEYFLLKNVIQKSGLKVKALAQVQSWKETFQIKLHGSFADPIFWLILSYALLWLSVLSPHGVLLAAYLKDEMRLPEAEIGLFRGLGAVFGLISTVSFPYLVRQLGLIRSSRWHLGFQGLTLTIGIVAFAMGSVASVYVFLGCILLSRVGLYGFSNGEFELRQRLIPEGRRGELNSLSSLMTTSATLILFAAGSLLPRTEDFKYLVYLSLIAVLVANVVFIKWSSRQGAPLRSAEPVEP; from the coding sequence ATGTCAATGAAAGTCCAGAGCTTGTTCCGAATTGAAACTCAACTGTTGGTGGGAAGATTGTTAACCAGATCCGGCGATCAGGCCTGGGACTTTGTTGTGCCCTTTGCCTTGCTGGTTATCTTTCCGGGAAAACTGCAGGTTGCTGCATTTTATTATCTTATAGTGAAGATAGGGACCTTTCTGTTGACCCCTTCCAGTGGAAAATGGATCGATACTCACCCTCGCATTCAGGTGGTGAAGTGGGGCGTCTGGCTGCAGTTTTTTGCCATTCTTGCGGGCATGGTGTTTTTCGGAATGCTGGATAATCTTATTCGTGATGGGGGCCGCGATTCGTGGTTGTTGCCTGTGCTGTTTGTCGCTCTGGCGTTATCGGGGGTTATGGCTTCTCTGGGGTCACAGATCACGGATATATCTGTTGGGAATGATCTGGCTCCGTCTCTGGTGGCGCCGGAAAAACTAACCCAGTTCAACAGCTGGTTGCGTCGAATTGATCTGGCCACCGAGGTGGGGGCGCCGATTCTGGCCGGAACTTTGTTTGCATTTCATCCAGCACAGCTTCCATTGGCGGGTCTGTTCCTGATTGGTCTTTGGAATTTGATATCTTTTGTTCCTGAATATTTCCTTTTAAAGAATGTGATTCAAAAATCAGGATTAAAGGTCAAGGCTCTTGCTCAGGTGCAGAGCTGGAAAGAAACCTTCCAGATCAAACTGCACGGTTCTTTTGCAGATCCCATTTTCTGGCTGATTTTAAGTTATGCCTTGTTGTGGCTGTCGGTATTAAGTCCGCATGGAGTTTTGTTGGCCGCCTACTTAAAGGATGAAATGAGGCTTCCGGAAGCAGAGATCGGCCTTTTCCGCGGGCTGGGCGCTGTCTTTGGTCTGATTTCGACGGTGAGTTTTCCTTATCTGGTCCGTCAACTGGGTTTGATCCGCAGCTCGCGATGGCATTTGGGTTTTCAGGGGCTTACCCTGACAATCGGAATCGTGGCTTTTGCGATGGGATCGGTGGCTTCGGTGTATGTGTTTTTGGGATGTATTTTACTTTCGCGGGTGGGACTTTATGGATTTTCCAACGGGGAGTTCGAGCTTCGTCAAAGACTTATCCCCGAAGGTCGTCGCGGGGAATTGAACTCGCTCAGTTCTTTGATGACTACGTCAGCCACCTTGATTTTATTTGCGGCTGGCAGTCTGCTGCCGCGAACGGAAGACTTTAAATATCTGGTTTACTTGTCGCTGATTGCGGTGCTTGTGGCGAATGTGGTCTTTATCAAATGGTCCAGCAGGCAGGGGGCACCCTTAAGATCTGCTGAACCGGTTGAACCCTGA
- a CDS encoding YceD family protein, which translates to MKIKLTEVPEEGRAYHWTTQTGEANAVLADIVGKNAYDAEFFIKPLNSKDFELTGKIKTKSPEVCSRCGNDFNLPVSERFHEILIPKREQPRASKYSKVNHVSDLPEGGPEVSEYENMVFDMSEYLHEVVALAAPFNPACPEIGEDGKPSDCRIPESGQGLIYEEQMPVEKPQNPFAALKNLKLN; encoded by the coding sequence ATGAAGATCAAATTGACTGAAGTCCCTGAAGAAGGCCGCGCCTATCACTGGACCACTCAAACTGGCGAAGCCAATGCGGTTTTGGCCGACATCGTGGGCAAAAACGCCTACGACGCTGAGTTTTTCATTAAACCTTTGAATTCCAAGGACTTCGAACTGACCGGGAAAATCAAGACCAAATCCCCGGAAGTCTGCTCCCGCTGCGGAAATGACTTCAATTTGCCGGTCAGCGAAAGATTCCACGAAATCCTGATCCCTAAGCGCGAACAGCCCCGCGCCAGCAAGTATTCCAAGGTGAACCATGTCAGCGACCTGCCAGAAGGCGGTCCTGAGGTTTCTGAATACGAAAATATGGTTTTTGATATGAGCGAATACCTGCATGAAGTGGTTGCTCTTGCTGCGCCTTTTAATCCGGCATGTCCGGAAATTGGCGAAGACGGAAAACCCTCAGATTGCAGAATTCCCGAGTCAGGACAAGGCCTTATCTACGAAGAACAAATGCCGGTAGAAAAGCCCCAGAATCCATTTGCGGCTCTAAAGAATTTAAAACTCAATTAA
- a CDS encoding ABC transporter ATP-binding protein, producing the protein MNSAQGIHIEKLSKHFGKRSVIENMDLTVEPGSFISIVGPSGCGKSTLLRLMAGLESANSGSVKLTMPDAPSSFVFQEPNLLAWRTVYENVHLPFELNHTFKNLPDEERKNKVLAALKKVHLTEAQHLFPHQLSGGMKMRVSLARALVNSPKLLLMDEPFAALDESTRFEMQNQLHELWHSERMTVVFVTHSLFESAFLSERVVMLKGQGAPIVFDQKLALPEKRQEHLRTSEGFNKIVEGLSERLRA; encoded by the coding sequence TTGAAAAACTGAGCAAGCACTTCGGCAAAAGGTCCGTGATTGAAAACATGGACCTGACTGTTGAACCCGGTTCATTTATTTCAATTGTGGGGCCTTCGGGATGTGGCAAGTCCACATTGCTAAGACTCATGGCCGGCCTTGAATCCGCCAACTCTGGAAGCGTGAAGCTGACGATGCCAGACGCCCCTTCCAGCTTTGTTTTTCAGGAACCCAACCTGCTGGCATGGCGAACTGTTTATGAAAATGTGCATCTGCCGTTTGAACTGAATCATACTTTTAAAAACCTGCCGGACGAAGAACGTAAGAACAAAGTCCTGGCCGCACTAAAAAAAGTCCACTTAACCGAAGCCCAGCATCTTTTCCCCCATCAACTGTCTGGCGGAATGAAAATGCGTGTGTCTTTGGCTCGTGCGCTGGTGAATTCCCCGAAGCTTTTACTGATGGATGAACCCTTTGCGGCTTTGGATGAAAGCACCCGTTTTGAAATGCAAAACCAGCTTCATGAACTTTGGCATTCCGAACGCATGACGGTCGTGTTTGTGACGCATTCCCTGTTTGAATCCGCGTTCTTGTCAGAACGTGTGGTGATGTTAAAGGGGCAGGGAGCACCCATCGTTTTTGATCAAAAACTGGCCTTACCAGAAAAACGGCAGGAACACCTAAGAACCTCGGAAGGTTTCAATAAGATCGTTGAAGGACTTTCTGAAAGGCTGCGCGCGTGA